A single window of Amyelois transitella isolate CPQ chromosome 17, ilAmyTran1.1, whole genome shotgun sequence DNA harbors:
- the LOC106139854 gene encoding mitochondrial coenzyme A diphosphatase NUDT8 — MSFSPRTLLSKMARDRCIANIKELPMFIQNDDGNKKVYASVLVPLCIVKEEVCLLYTLRSSNLKNHSGQVSFPGGKIDEGETEIDAVLRETHEEIGFNTEDVEIWAKMPFIQGRDKKMIIHPIVGLLNNLDVDKLVPSVDEVDDVFTVPMKDLCDVEKQGHFQHENLILPVYTSGKHRIWGITGVITHLFLQCFLPDNLYTTDFMRKRYRISELMPSKL; from the coding sequence ATGTCGTTTTCTCCTCGaactttattatcaaaaatggCACGAGATCGCTGCATAGCGAATATAAAAGAGCTCCCGATGTTTATACAGAATGATGATGGGAATAAAAAGGTGTATGCTTCTGTTTTAGTGCCACTGTGTATTGTTAAAGAAGAGGTCTGTTTACTGTACACACTAAGGTCTTCAAATCTTAAAAATCACAGCGGACAAGTTTCATTTCCTGGTGGGAAAATTGATGAGGGCGAGACTGAAATTGACGCAGTACTCCGCGAAACACACGAAGAAATCGGTTTTAATACAGAAGATGTTGAAATCTGGGCCAAAATGCCCTTTATTCAAGGTCgagataaaaaaatgattatacATCCCATCGTTGGACTATTAAATAACCTAGATGTGGATAAATTGGTACCTAGTGTTGATGAAGTTGATGATGTATTCACAGTTCCTATGAAAGATCTTTGTGATGTTGAAAAACAGGGTCACTTTCAACATGAAAATCTCATTTTACCTGTGTACACATCCGGAAAGCATAGAATTTGGGGGATCACAGGAGTTATTACACATTTGTTCCTTCAATGTTTTCTACCAGACAATTTATATACAACTGACTTTATGCGTAAAAGATATAGAATAAGTGAACTGATGCCatcgaaattataa
- the LOC106139852 gene encoding serine protease inhibitor dipetalogastin-like: MIYGLIILVAVGVATTSALPPCVCTRNYQPVCGSDGKTYDNQCMLECAKTKQADLTMARTGQCEKEQNNCICTFEYAPVCGADGQTYPNKCSLNCQEVRLVGTGPCPYTEIQLLQQPKCVCTREGRPVCGSDGLTYANLCILNCATTTNPRLSLKNYGPCVDEVKVVDQPTPDTCACARNMAPVCGSDGKTYANPCLLNCATAKNPALSVKSYGACVDEVKVVDQPITDTCACARNMVPVCGSDGNTYANPCLLNCATAKNPALSIKSYGPCVDEVKVVELSNLDSCACARNMRPVCGSDGKTYNNPCLLNCATKDNPSLSVARNGPCGGVNVVDGPRPASACTCTRELAPVCGSDGETYSSACIMRCRNPDATLAHDGPCES, encoded by the exons ATGATTTacg gattaattatattagtagCGGTTGGGGTGGCCACGACCTCAGCACTGCCTCCCTGCGTATGCACCAGGAACTACCAGCCAGTGTGTGGCTCCGACGGAAAGACTTACGACAACCAATGCATGCTGGAATGCGCTAAAACTAAGCAGGCCGACTTAACTATGGCGAGGACTGGCCAATGCGAAAAGGAACAAAACAATTGCATCTGCACGTTCGAATATGCACCCGTCTGCGGTGCCGATGGCCAGACTTACCCCAATAAGTGCTCCCTCAACTGCCAAGAAGTCCGGCTAGTCGGTACTGGGCCATGCCCATACACAGAAATTCAGTTGCTCCAACAACCTAAATGCGTTTGCACGCGGGAAGGCCGGCCAGTCTGCGGCAGCGACGGGTTGACATACGCCAACCTCTGCATATTGAACTGCGCGACGACCACTAACCCCAGACTTTCGTTGAAGAACTATGGACCTTGCGTCGATGAAGTCAAAGTAGTCGACCAGCCGACCCCCGACACCTGCGCGTGCGCAAGAAATATGGCCCCGGTATGTGGGAGCGATGGTAAAACTTACGCTAACCCTTGCTTATTAAATTGCGCGACGGCGAAAAACCCTGCACTTTCAGTAAAGAGTTACGGAGCTTGCGTCGATGAAGTCAAAGTAGTCGATCAACCAATCACGGACACTTGCGCGTGCGCTAGGAATATGGTCCCAGTTTGCGGTAGCGACGGTAATACGTACGCTAACCCTTGTTTATTAAACTGCGCGACGGCGAAAAATCCTGCTCTCTCAATTAAGAGCTATGGACCTTGCGTGGACGAGGTCAAAGTAGTGGAACTGTCCAACCTGGACAGCTGCGCGTGCGCACGGAACATGCGGCCGGTTTGTGGCAGCGATGGCAAAACATACAACAACCCTTGCTTGCTGAACTGCGCGACGAAAGACAACCCTTCATTATCAGTCGCCAGGAATGGTCCCTGCGGGGGCGTGAACGTCGTGGATGGTCCCAGACCCGCTAGCGCGTGCACTTGCACCAGGGAGCTGGCTCCGGTGTGTGGATCTGACGGGGAAACTTATAGCAGCGCCTGTATTATGAGATGTAGGAATCCGGACGCCACATTGGCCCACGATGGCCCATGTGAGTCGTAA